In the genome of Streptomyces collinus, one region contains:
- a CDS encoding carbohydrate ABC transporter permease, with protein sequence MTAVIDKAALDEAAREPRWWQAPPRPVWEDEPSKAGVAGKGIVLAGACLAVLFPLWIVIVTSLSSKRTITEAGGLVLIPKDITFIAYQELLSGGQVTRAAIVSVCVTLAGTLFSMAVSVLAAYGLSRSGSLGHRWLLMTLLATMFFGAGLIPTYLLVQSLGLTDTYLALILPSAVSVFNILVLRAFFMGISPELVDSARIDGAGDWRILWQIIIPLSRAVIAVITLFYAVGYWSAWFNASIYLSDQSMMPLQNVMIQLVQKQEAPVGVSQAIKTGQISALAIQMAVMVMALLPVAVISPFVQKHFKKGMLTGAVKG encoded by the coding sequence ATGACCGCCGTCATCGACAAGGCCGCCCTGGACGAGGCGGCGCGCGAACCCCGCTGGTGGCAGGCTCCGCCGAGGCCCGTCTGGGAGGACGAGCCCAGCAAGGCCGGGGTCGCGGGCAAGGGCATCGTCCTGGCCGGTGCCTGCCTCGCGGTGCTGTTCCCGCTGTGGATCGTCATCGTCACCAGTCTGTCCTCGAAGAGGACCATCACCGAGGCCGGCGGTCTGGTGCTGATCCCGAAGGACATCACGTTCATCGCCTACCAGGAGCTGCTGAGCGGCGGGCAGGTGACCCGGGCGGCGATCGTCAGCGTGTGCGTCACGCTGGCCGGCACCCTGTTCTCGATGGCGGTGTCGGTCCTCGCGGCGTACGGGCTGTCCAGGAGCGGTTCGCTCGGCCACCGCTGGCTGCTGATGACCCTGCTCGCGACGATGTTCTTCGGAGCCGGGCTCATCCCGACGTACCTGCTGGTGCAGTCTCTCGGGCTGACCGACACGTATCTCGCGCTGATCCTGCCGAGCGCGGTGAGCGTCTTCAACATCCTGGTGCTGCGCGCGTTCTTCATGGGCATCTCGCCGGAACTCGTCGACAGTGCGCGGATCGACGGGGCGGGCGACTGGCGCATCCTCTGGCAGATCATCATTCCGCTCTCGCGGGCCGTCATCGCGGTGATCACGCTGTTCTACGCCGTGGGGTACTGGAGTGCCTGGTTCAACGCGTCGATCTACCTCAGCGATCAGAGCATGATGCCGCTGCAGAACGTCATGATCCAGCTCGTGCAGAAGCAGGAGGCGCCGGTCGGGGTGAGCCAGGCGATCAAGACCGGCCAGATCTCCGCGCTGGCGATCCAGATGGCCGTGATGGTGATGGCGCTGCTGCCGGTGGCCGTGATCTCGCCGTTCGTCCAGAAGCACTTCAAGAAGGGCATGCTCACGGGTGCCGTCAAGGGCTGA